The Arenibacter algicola region CCATTTTGGAGGAATTGATCAAGGATCCAAAGATGAAAAAAATAATCGACCAAATTAACAATCAATAATGCAAACGACGTACAGAATATTGAATAAGGCCATTGAAGGGTTGTTGGTAATAATATTTAGTTTATTGGTGCTGGATGTGGTGTGGCAGGTAGTCTCCCGATATGTGGTGGGACAATCCAGCTCCTTTACCGAGGAATTTGCTAGATTTTCGTTGATCTGGCTAACCGTTTTGGGTGCCGCTTATATCAACGGACAAAAGGAAGGACATCTGTCCATGGATTTTTTATTATCCAAACTTCCAGTAGACAAACAAAAAAGGAGACATAGAATAATACAGGTAGTGATGGCTGTTTTCGCCTTGGTCATTATGGTTATTGGTGGAGGTAATTTAGTTTACACTACTTTAAAGTTGGGACAATTGTCCCCTGCTTTATTGGTGCCACTTGGCTATGTGTACGCCATTGTGCCTATTAGTGGGCTAATGATCATTTTCTTTTCCGTTTATCATATTAAAATAACCTTTAACGCCAACAACAATGAGTATTGAAACCATAAGTATCCTAGTATTGTTTATTAGTTTTATGGGTTTGTTGGCCTACGGAGTACCAGTGGCTTATGCCATTGGGATTTCAACAACGATAACATTATTGATCAATATAGCATTCATGCCTTCCATCACAACGGTAAGTCAAAGGATGACGACAGGTATCGATAATTTTGCCTTATTGGCCATTCCCTTCTTTATTTTGGCAGGGGAAATTATGAATCGGGGAGGTATTGCGAATCGTTTGATAGACTTTGCAAAATCGCTTATCGGTAGTTTGCCCGGTGGATTGGCATATGTTAATATAATTTCCGCCATGTTGTTTGGGGCCATATCAGGATCGGCCATTGCAGCTGCATCGGCCATTGGAAGTACTTTGACGGAAAAGATGGCTAAAGACGGTTATCCAAGGGAATTTAGTGCAGCCGTTAATATTAGTGCATCAACAACAGGACTATTGATCCCGCCGAGTAACGTTTTAATAATCTTTGCGTTGGCCAGTGGAGGAACCGCATCGGTAGCCGCTCTGTTTATTGCTGGGTATATACCCGGTATTTTGGTAGGTCTGGCCATTATGATGATGGTGTATTTTTATGCTAGAAAAAAAGGCTTGCCCAAGGAAGAAAGGGTGGGTTTTAAAAAGCTGTTCCGCGATTTTAGGAATGCTTTTTTAAGTTTAACCTTATTGGTTATAGTCGTGGGAGGTATTGTAGTCGGTATTTTTACCGCTACGGAAGCAGCGGCTATTGCTGTAGTCTATGCCATGTTACTTGGTTTTGTAAATAGGGAACTTAAGTTTGCAGATTTTAGGCCTATCCTTCTTCGAAGCGCCAAAACTACTGCAATAGTGATGTTCTTAATTGCTACTTCCATGGCCATGTCCTGGTTATTCTCTTTCGAGTCCATTCCGCAGTCATTAACGGGCTTCCTTTTGGAATCGGTTAAAAACCCCTTATTGGTATTGCTTTTTATAAATATCACCTTACTGGTAGTAGGTACATTTATGGATATGACCCCGGCAGTACTTATTTTTACACCTATTTTTTTGCCAGTAGTTATGGCCTTGGGGATGCACCCGGTGCAATTTGGGATGGTAATCGTTCTCAATTTGTGTATAGGGGTATGTACCCCTCCAGTAGGTACGCTGCTGTTTGTGGGTAGTGGTGTTGCCAAAGTGCCTGTTACAAAAGTGATAAAACCGTTATTGCCCCTATTGGCGGCAATGACTGCCGTATTGTTGATATTGACTTATGTTCCAGAACTTTCCTTGTGGCTGCCCAGAGCTTTTGGGTTGATAGATTAATAATTTTACAACTACAAAATTTTGTAAGTCCCTATTTCTTAAATGAAATAGGGATTTTTGTTTGGACCTTGTTGGTCCATGGCTTCCATATTTTTATTTGAAAAAAACTTATTTTAACGTGAGCGATATGAACTACGTGCAAGACATTGATTTCGTGTAAATTAAAAAATTGCTACAGTCCCCTCGAGACTGCCTAGTCGGAAAGACAGGCGGAGTCGAGAGGTTATTGAACTGTAACGCTTTTATAATGAGGTCTCGACCCTCGCTACCATTGACAACTTTACTAAACATTTTATAACCAATGTTTTGATATGATATCGTTTTAGCGGCCGAAAGTTATTTCAATTCTAATTTGGAGACAACGCTAGCCACTTCGACAGAGTCCCTTTTCGGGACGACGAGAAGTCGCACATACTGGATGAGAGCTAGATGTCTGATTTCTCATATACATTCGAAATGATAACCTCCAAATCTTCGACTTATAAGCTAAAACTGCCACTATCCCACAACCATGGTCGTCTTTATTAGGTGCCTCCAAATCAAATTTTTGAAAAAATGTCATTTTAGCAGCTTGAAAAATAAAATTTCTTGGGTCTCGACCGGATAGATATTATTTAAACAACGGATTTTAAATAAAATATATATCTAATTCACGTTATTTTATATAATTAATTTAGTGTTTAGCTAACGCTATAATAATCTAAAATTAGCTGTTTTACTTCATATTAGGTTGATTTTTGTAGGACAATCATACTCCTTCCTTCCCTAGCTATATAGCATTTATTTTTTGTGACTAAAATTATCCTATTAGTAAATATTTTGTACTTTAGTGCAAAATTAATGAGAAACTCAAAGACTTTTTAAAACATGAATATTAACGACAGAAATTACCCTAAGCAAAAGCAGACCATTATTGGAATATGTATGGATGGAACCTCTTATCCCTATTATGAAGGGGCCAAGGAGGTAATGCCCAATTTGCAAAGGTTTATTAAGGAAGGTTCCATGGGAATGGTAAAAAGTGTTATTCCATCCTTTACCAATCCGAACAATATGGCGATTGTTACAGGGGTTACACCCAAGGTGAACGGAATTTGTGGGAATTTTTATTGGGATACCGACCTTCAGGAAGAGGTAATGATGAACGATCCTAAGTATCTGAAGGTGCCAACCATTTTATCAGAGTTAAGTAAAAACGGTAGAAAAGTGGCTGTGGTTACCGCCAAGGATAAGTTGCGAAAAATGCTTGCCCACAATTTGGATGGTATCTGCTTTTCGGCAGAATTTGCCAATCAGGCTACTATGGAGGAAAACGGTATTGAAAACGTAGAGCAAGGATTAATGGGCAAGGAAAGACCAGGTATCTATGATCCATATATTTCCGTGTATTGTATAGAGGCCGGTGCCAAATTGTTAAAGCGCGAACATTTTGATGTTATGTATTTAACAACAACCGATTTTGTGCAGCATAAATATGCTCCCGGAAGTCCGGATGCAAACGATTTCTTATCAAAAATAGACCTTTGGCTGGGGGAACTGGACAAGTTGGGAGCCATTATCGGAGTAACCGCCGATCATGGTATGCAGGCCAAGACCAATGCGGATGGAAGTCCAAAAGTGCAGTTTATAGAACAACTTTTGGATGCCCAAAATATTAAATCGAGGGTAATATTGCCTATCACGGATCCCTATGTTGTGCATCACGGGGCCTTGGGAGGTTATGGTACCTTGTATTTGGAAGATAAATCCCAGTTACAGGCGGCCAAGGACTATTTGTTGTCCCTGGACGGAATAGAAAAGGTACTTACCAATGCCGAGGCGGTTGAGGAATATGAACTTCCCGGCGATAGAATAGGTGACCTGGTAGTATTGGCAGATTCGGCCACTACCATTGGTAGAACCCCTGATTGGCACGAATTGGATAAGGTTAAGGAAGGCTTGCGTTCACATGGGGGAGAACACTGTCAAGTGGTGCCCATGATATTTAACAAGAAATTGAACGCCGAATACAGTGAAAAATTGGCGTCCGGGGCTAGTAGGAACTTCGACTTGTTCCATTTTTTGAGCAACGGATTCGCTAACTAAACCATTTAAAACAATACTATGATCGAGTTTGGAAGTATAATTAATGGAAAGCAGGTTACAAGTGGGGAATGGATAGATATTTATAACCCATACACCAAAAAGCAGGTGGGCAGGGTAGCTTCCTTGGATACAAAAACCTTGGATAAGGTGTTGACTGATACCAAGAACACTAAAATTAACCTTACCCGTTATGAACGGTACGATATACTGAATAAAATTGCAAATGCTTTGGAAGAGCGGGTTGATGAGGTAAGTAAAATGATTACCGATGAGACCGGACTTTGTTTAAAGGATACCCGTTATGAAGCCAGTAGAGTTTCGGATGTGCTGCGATTTTCTGCCATGAAGGCTTTGGATGATGACTCCCAGGTATTTCCCTGTGATGTTTCAAAAAATGGTAAACCAAGAAGGATATACACCACTCGTGTTCCCTTGGGACTCATTAGTTGTATAACGCCTTTCAACCATCCTATGAACCAAGTGGTTCACAAAATAGCCCCGGCAATTGCCACCAACAATACTGTGGTCTTGAAACCATCTGAGAAAACTCCCTTATCGGCTTATTATTTTGCACAATTGGCCTTGGACTGTGGTCTGCCGCCCAATATGTTGAACGTAATAAATGGTGCAGATGTGCAGGCTACGGCAGAGATGATGACCATACATCCAGAAATTACCATGGTATCCTTTACAGGGGGTAGTAAGGTTGGGAAAATAATAGCCTCCAAAGCAGGATATAAAAAATTGGTTTTGGAGTTGGGAGGTAGTTCCGCATTGTTGGTGCTTGAAGATGCCGATATAGATGAGGCGGTAGAGGTTACCATGTCCGGAACCTTCAAAAATTCCGCCCAGCGTTGTACCGCTATTAGAAGAATTTTGGTGCATGAGAGTATAGCGGATGATTATGCCGCTAAATTAACTGCTCGGGTTGAAGCTTTAAAATATGGGGATCCATATGATGCTGAAAATGATATGGGTACTGTTATTACCGAGGAATCCGCCAAGGAAATGGAATTGCGTGTCCAAGATGCTATTGATAATGGAGCAATTTTATTGGCTGGACATAAAAGGGATGGTGCCCTGTATGCCCCTACCGTTTTGGATCATGTGCAAAATGCCCATGAAGTTGTGGCCAAGGAGACCTTTGGGCCTGTTGCGCCAATAATCCGCTTTAAAACTTTGGACGAGGCCATCGATATTGCCAACGACACCCCTTACGGCCTGTCTGGCGGAGTAGTAAGTAATCACTGGCCATCCATTCAGAGAGTTATTACCGAATTGGATACCGGTACGGTAAACGTAAACGAAGCACCAAGTTACCGATTGGAATGGACACCCTTTGGAGGGGTGAAAGATTCCGGCTTGGGGTACAAGGAAGGGGTTATCGAGACCATGAAAGGGTATACCTATGTCAAGACCTATTCCCTGCCTTGGGATATAGCCTAATGTAAGTATCTATAATTTTTAATAAAATTTAAGTAATTCAAAAATCTTAATCGAAAATACGAAATGCAAATAAAAAGAAATGTGTTGCTCAATCCTGGTCCGGCAACTACCACTGATTCCGTAAAATTGGCCCAGGTCGTTACCGATATTTGTCCAAGGGAAAAGGAATTCGGAGACCTAATGGAATACTGTGCCACTGAGATCACCAAATTTGTGGGAGACCCTAAGGAATATGCCACTGTTTTGTTCGGGGGTTCAGGAACGGCCACCGTAGAGGCTATCTTGAGTTCCGTTGTACCCGAAAACGGACGCATTCTTATAATAGATAATGGTGCTTATGGCAAGCGCATGTGCCAGATAACCAAAATTTATAAATTGGATACGGTAGTTTTTGAATCGTCGTCCATAGAGCCAATTGATCTAAAAGCTCTTGAAGAGGTAATAAAAGGAGAAAAGGGGTTAACGCACTTGGCCATGATACATCATGAAACCACTACAGGTTTGTTAAATGATATTTCTGCCGTAGGGAAATTATGTGCCAACTATGATATCAGTTTTATAGTGGACTCCATGAGTGGTTTTGCTGCTATTCCAGTAGATATGAAGACCATGAATATTGATTATTTGGCAGCCAGTTCCAATAAAAATATTCAAGGAATGGCGGGAATTGGTTTTGCCATATGTAATAAGAAAGCATTGTTGGCAACAGAATCCATTCCCATGCGGAACCTCTATTTAAACTTATATGCACAGTATGCCTATTTTGAAAAAACACATCAAACCAGGTTTACTCCTCCTGTACAAACCTTCTATGCATTAAAGCAGGCCATTATAGAGACCAAAGAAGAAACCATTGTAAAGCGTTATGACAGATATGCCAAGTCATGGGAAACATTACTAAGCGGGATAGAGGAAATGGGATTGGAATATTTAATAGATAGGGAACATCACTCTAAAATTATAACCTCTATCATTGAGCCCAAGAATGATAAATATGATTTTGATGAAATGCACGATTATTTCTTTGAAAGAGGGTTTACCATATACCCGGGGAAGGTAAATAACTATGATACGTTCAGGATTTCCAATATAGGACAGATCGATTATAAGGATATGGAAGACTTTCTAAAAGTATTGAAGGAATACCTTGTTCAAATAGGGTTTTTGGAAGATTGATTTGAAGCGAACAGCAGACGAGAACCTAATAGTGAAAGTTGCTTTTTGTTTTTAATCTAAATGCAGTGGTAACTGAATAAATGTTCCACAATATCAATAAAATGCCGCCACCTGTTCAGAATTATCAGAATTACAGGTGGTGCGCACCTTCTAACCATTTTCTTAGTCATGTGATCTCAAATTTTAAGAAATATAAATAACCAATACCAAACATGAGTTTAACCGTAGATCAAAAATATTGGAGGAAGAGAATATTTGTTCTTACTTGGCTCGCCTATGCGGGCTTTTATTTTGGAAGGAAGAACTTATCGGTTACATGGAGTTCCATGGAGCAGGATTTGGGACTCGACAATTCTGACTACGCTTCCATCATTTTTGTATATAGTTTGATATATACCATTGGGCAATTTGTTAATGGGTACCTGTCCGATACTTTTGGACCCAGAAAGGTGGTAACGGTTGGGTTGTTACTAGCCGCAATTGGAAACTTATTTCTTGGAATGACATTTTCTGCTGGCGTAATTGTTTTTCTTATAGCGGTTAATGGCTATGGGCAATCTACGGGTTGGAGCGGATTAATAAAAAATATGACCCCTTGGTTCAGAAGAACGGAGCGAGGTATAGTTATGTCATGGTGGTCTACCTGTTACGTTACCGGGGGCTTTCTGGCTACTATATTTGCTACCTATGCGGCTTTTGATATGGAGTTCCTTTCAGAGCTTGGTTGGAAAAGGGGTTTCATATTTCCGTCGGTGATTCTTTTTGTTATTGCCATCTTATACCTTCTGTTTACCAGAAACAATCCTGAAGATGTTGGCCTGCCCAAAATCGTTGAAAACAAGTACGAATTTGAAGGAGGGGCCAAGGCCGAGAAGCTTAAAATATTGGGTCTGTTACTGAGGAATAGTTCCCTATGGATCTATTCCAGCTGCTATATGATCCTAAAGATGACCAGATATGCCTTTCTTTTTTGGTTGCCTGTCTATTTGGAGAAAGCGCTGCACTATGATGTCAGCGATGCAGGTTATATGTCTTCGGTATATGAGCTTATAGGTTTTTTTGGTGTCATCCTAGCGGGTTACAGTTCGGATAAGATCTTTAAATCCAATAGATTTAGTACAGTTGCTATAATGATGATCGGATTGGGTCTTGCCTGCCTAGCCCACCCCTATATGGTTCCTTATGGAAAAATAGCTACAATAATCAGTATAGCCCTTATAGGGATAGCCACTTATGGGCCGGATTCACTTATCTGTACAGCCGGCTCCATGGATGTTGGGGGTACCAAGGGAGCGGCAATGGCTGCTGGCATTATTAATGGGATGGGGTCTATTGGGCAAATGTTTTCAGGTTTTATTGTAGTAGCCATTAATGAGTATTACGGCTGGGACAATCTATTTTACTTTTTTGTTGTCATGTCGTTCATTGGAGGAGGATTAGCGGCCATAAAGTGGAATTTAAAAAGTACGGATTAAACCAAGAAAAAGCTATATCATCTGTTATTTCCAATATCATTTTAATCCAAGTACAAAGGTGAATAAAAATGATTTGGCTACTAAAAATATGCAATAAAAGAAATACGATTCGATGGAAAAGACCGATTTGGTAATAATTGGAGGCGGCATATTTGGTTGTGCCATTGCCTATTATTTCAGTAAAAACAATCCAGGAAAACAGCTAATGCTCTTGGAGCGTAACGAGCTTAATAATGCTGCCACAAGTAGGGCAGCGGCCCTTATGACCATGGTAAGATCCAAGCGCTCCTATATTCCGCTGACCATAGAGACTTTTAAAGTCGCCAAGGAAATGGAAGGGGAACTAGGAGAAACTTTGGACTTTAAGGTGGTGGGTATGATGCATGTAGCAGCAAGCGAAGCCAAGGTAAGGGATCTGGAAGTGTTAATGGGCATTGCCAGGGAATACGATCAGGAAGCATATTACATTAGTAAGGAAGAGGCCAAGGAAAAAGCACCTTGGCTAAAGGTGGACGAGGCGTTGAAAATAGGATTTGTTCCCAATGAAGCCTATTGCGACCCTTATATGTTAGGGACTTTTTTTGCCAGATGTGCCAAAAACCGGGGAACTAAAATTCGCCAAGGGGTAGAGGTAGTTGGTTTAATACATGAGGCCGGTACGGTGAAGGGCGTAAAGACTACTGAAGGGGACATCCTTGCAGAGACCGTTGTGGATGCGGCTGGTGTTTGGGCACCTCTGTTGGCCGAGGAGGTGGGGGCGGGCCTTCCTATGGCCCCAGTGCGAAGTCAGTATTGGATAACGGAACGCTGCGATCTGTTTCCCACTAATTCGCCCATGGTCCTTTTACCGGATGCCCAAGCCTATGCCCGACCCGAAGGGGGAGGCCTGTTGTTTGGGATTCGCGAGGGAAAATCGTTGGTAACTTCACCTCAAGATGTTCCGAAGGATATTACCGATTTCGTTTTCAGTGTCGATGGAGGGATGGACGATCTTTTTGAGAATGGGGAGCGACTTGCCCGTTTTTTTCCTGCTTTTTACGATATGGGAATCAAATATTATGTGGCCGGATTTTCGGGCTATACGCCAGACTCCCAATTGGTAGTAGGAGAGGTACCGGGCGTAAAAGGATTCTTTGTGGCCTCGGGGTGTTGTGGTGCAGGGATTTCCGTTGCAGGCGGGGTAGGGCTCGGCATTGCTGAAATGGCAGCGGGAAGGCCAAACCCCCTCGATTTTTCGGAATTTCAAATTTCTAGATTTGGCAAAATAGATCCCTTTGGGGAAGAATGGCTGAACAAGTGTGCCGCCGCCAGATCCAATAAGGTAAGTGGTTAAACAATTAAGAAAGTACATCATGCAAAATCAAGAAAAAGGACGTCGTAAGTTCATGGCCAAGATGGGCTTGGGAACTTTGGCTTTGGGGATGGGTAATGTTGGGGCTTACGCCTTTGCACCTAAAAATGAGATCACTAAAAAAAACAAGGTCAATATTGGTTTTATTACCGATGTCCATCACGGCTTTTGTGCAGACGGGCTTGAGCGTTTGCAGGTATTTATAAAGGAGGCATCTTCCCGAAAATTGGATTTTATTATTCAAGGAGGCGATTTTTGCTTTGCAACGGAAGAAGCCCAGGAGTGTATGGATCTTTGGAACACCTACAAGGGTGAAAAGTATCATGTGCTGGGTAACCATGATATGGACAAGGTTACCAAGAAGGAAGCCATGGATTTTTTCGGGATGGAGAGTAATTATTATTCCTTTGATAAGGGCGACTTTCATTTTGTGGTAATGGATGGAAATTATATACTGAAAGATGGGAAATATGAAGATTATGGCAATGCCAATTTTTATATTGATCAACAGAATAGAAGTTTGGTAAACCCGAAACAAATTGAATGGCTAAGGAAGGATTTGGAAAAAACGGATAAGCAGACCATAATTATTTCCCATCAGGCCTTTGACGAAATTTGGGATGGTTGGTCCTCTCCCAGTAGGTTTGAGGTTAGAAAAGTTATTGATGATGCCAACAATAGAACGGATTATCAAAAGGTTATTGCCTGTTTCTGTGGCCACCATCATGTAGACGATCACAGTTATATAAACAATGTGCACTATTTCCAGATGAACAGCGCCTCTTATTTTTATGTTGGAGAAGGCTATGGCTCCGATGGCAGTAGGGCCATGTACGAGGATTCCATTTTTGCCTTTTTAACCCTGGATCCCAGTGGTAAAATTTCAATTGAAGGACGCAAAAGTCAATTCGTACGTCCAACCCCTATGGAAAAAGGCCACCCCGATGCGCCAAGACTTTCCGCATCCATTAGTGATAGGAGTGTTGGCTTTAAGAAGAAAGTATAAAATGAGATCTAATTGTAAAATCAGCACTGTAAATGAATCAAGTTTTTTGTAAGTCGTTCCAAAGTAGAGAGATACTACTGTTCAATTATAAATTAAGGTCATTGACACACGGCCTAAGAGTGCTATTTAGTAGAATTGTTAAGTTCGCTCCCATTCTTATCATTTTGCTGATCTGCCAATTGGCAATGTCGCAACAAGCTGTTTTTCAAATGGATTTTGATGACAATAGCTTCGAGGAAAAAATCATTTCTAAAGACCATGCTATTTATATGGTAGATCTTCAGCAGTCCCAATTTGCAGAGGGCTTGTCCGGTTATGCTCTTGATCTTTCAGCAAACGCCTCATTGAGGAGACCAGTAAAATTAAATAAAGGCAGCTTTCCTGTTCTTACCGAACAATCGTCTTTTAGTGTTCAAATCTGGGTAAAAACCTTGGCCAATGCCAAAATGGGGGCCGTTATTGCTGGAAATAAAAATACCGATAAGCTTTCTAACAGTGGGTGGCAAATATATACCCAGGAGAATGGAGCCTGGGCCTTAAATCTCAGCGATGGGAAGAATAGATATGACTATAGGCCCACTGCGGAAAGACAAGGAATTAACGATGGACGTTGGCATCAGATTTTATTAAGTATCGATCGTGATAAAGATGAACTTTGGGTGTATTTTGATGGCAAGAACGTGGCCATATACAATATGCCGGAGTTAAAAGTCTTGGAATCCGAATTGGCCACAGTTATAGGAGGTTCCGATGAAAAATGGGAATATGGGTCCTATGGGCAATGGAATGCCTTTAATGGCTTTTTGGATGAAATAAAGGTATGGGATTCGGCCATTGATGCCGAAACCGTTGAAAAGTTGTACTCCCAATATTACCCAATTTCGGAAAATAATCCATTAGTATTGGACGCCCGACATTTAAAGGTGTTGACCTGGAACATTTGGCATGGAGGAAATAGATATGGCAAAGAGGTAGGAGTACAAAGGGTCATCGAAACCATTAAGGCTACCAATGCGGATATTGTTGGACTTATAGAAACTTATGGCTCGGGGGAAATAATTGCTGATTCCTTGGGCTATTACTTTTATCTGATAAGTTCCAATTTATCTATAATGAGTCGTTATCCGATTACTGAAACCATTAAGATTTTTAAGCCATTTAATTTTGGTGGGGTTAAATTAAATATGGGCCCTTCCAAAGAATTAATCTTTTTTGATACCTGGCTGCATTATTTGCCGGATTATAGCAAGAGCATCATAACAGAGAATAAAAGTCCAAAAGCCTTGATAGCGGATGAGGAAAATACACGCCAAGGGGAAATAAAGGAAATTTTAAAAGGCATAACACCGTATCTAAAAAATACAGATGAAACCCCTGTAATTATGGTGGGCGATTTTAATATGGGGTCACATCTTGATTGGACAAAGGAAACCAAGGATATCCATTACGGAAAAATAGTGGAATGGCCAGAGAGTAAGGAAATGTACCTTGCCGGATTTATAGACAGTTATCGTGAATTGCATATTGATCCTTTGTTGGATCCCGGGTTTACATGGACTCCAAGAGCTGCCACCTCTTCGGACAAATACGGACTCAGGGACAGAATCGACTATATCTATTATAAAGGAAAAAGTTTGAATGTTTTGGAATCCAAAGTAATCGATTACCACCCTGTTATGTTCCCTTCGGATCACGCAGCTGTTTTTAGTGTTTTTCAATTGAATTAATTGTCTATTTTTGCTATATTAAATGTCATTGTGGCAAATTCATGCCTGCAAATGACCAATAGTAGCTAAATGGATGACATTCTAATAAACATAGGTAGGCAATTAAAATTGGCCCGCCAGAAGAGGGATTTGACCTTGCAACAGGTGGCAAAAAGAACTGGTGTTAGCGCCGGACTTATTTCTAAGATTGAAAATTTAAGAACCACGCCATCTTTACCAGTGCTATTAAAAATAATGCAGACGCTTAGTATAGATCTGTCAGAATTGGACCTGTCATCCAGTGTTACGGGAGATTATATCGTTATCAAAAATGGAACGGGGACCAAAGAAGAACGGGAAGATTCCGTTAACCTGGAATATACGCACCTTTTGTCCA contains the following coding sequences:
- a CDS encoding endonuclease/exonuclease/phosphatase family protein; the encoded protein is MNQVFCKSFQSREILLFNYKLRSLTHGLRVLFSRIVKFAPILIILLICQLAMSQQAVFQMDFDDNSFEEKIISKDHAIYMVDLQQSQFAEGLSGYALDLSANASLRRPVKLNKGSFPVLTEQSSFSVQIWVKTLANAKMGAVIAGNKNTDKLSNSGWQIYTQENGAWALNLSDGKNRYDYRPTAERQGINDGRWHQILLSIDRDKDELWVYFDGKNVAIYNMPELKVLESELATVIGGSDEKWEYGSYGQWNAFNGFLDEIKVWDSAIDAETVEKLYSQYYPISENNPLVLDARHLKVLTWNIWHGGNRYGKEVGVQRVIETIKATNADIVGLIETYGSGEIIADSLGYYFYLISSNLSIMSRYPITETIKIFKPFNFGGVKLNMGPSKELIFFDTWLHYLPDYSKSIITENKSPKALIADEENTRQGEIKEILKGITPYLKNTDETPVIMVGDFNMGSHLDWTKETKDIHYGKIVEWPESKEMYLAGFIDSYRELHIDPLLDPGFTWTPRAATSSDKYGLRDRIDYIYYKGKSLNVLESKVIDYHPVMFPSDHAAVFSVFQLN
- a CDS encoding helix-turn-helix domain-containing protein, with product MDDILINIGRQLKLARQKRDLTLQQVAKRTGVSAGLISKIENLRTTPSLPVLLKIMQTLSIDLSELDLSSSVTGDYIVIKNGTGTKEEREDSVNLEYTHLLSSPSSDSSIRVYIVSVAAGAYRKPISTNANELIYVLGGKVNYLLKKDKVLLEKGDLLYFDGSIPHGVSNEFNEQATMLKIYFLH